One part of the Bacteroidia bacterium genome encodes these proteins:
- a CDS encoding prolyl oligopeptidase family serine peptidase translates to MRSLLTTLLLSLFSLGLAQSEKKALSNDVFDSWNVLRSSTISPDGKWVSYEINQQLGDGILHVQASDASADMAIPRGSGIRFHPQNSFAAFMIKAHYDSTRKAKLKKTKKDKMPKDSLGIWINGQSELVKVPRVKSFKMASSREGISTNWIAYQLEKALPPPKDTTQKDSTEKKAEKPKKAAKKGKKGGDKKATMLVLHNVLSGDTLQIPKVSSYTSSEDGRYFAMTRVYGDSIDSVRIVLFDSESKEFSDLYDDQGKAQVPVFSKDSKQLAFLASTDTAKVKVYQLFHRNMDQTMNTVVVNQSSAAMPDNWAPSEHGRLSFSEKGNRLFLGTAQIPEPEAKDTLIDDEKYHVDVWNWKDKRLQPMQKLNVQRDKKRSYQAMYDIANATFIQLASEDLQRVNMTSKGEGKWALGYDGLPYQRESSWSFPRKQDVYLINMESGEKELLMEGSQYTYSISPNGTYLLWYNLEDRNWYGMSVADRKSINLTEGLEVNFYDEKFDIPSEPYPYGIAGWSENDEYVFIEDRYDLWKIDPSGKKKVKNFTKGFGRENKIRFSVMRMDRDQLHLDEFPLLKGFNEKTKEDGFYLSTKKGTPEALLVSDHRYGFPQKATIADQLVWTRQTFEEFPDLWTSGTDFTAGKKLSNANPQQEEYLWGSVELVYWKAYDGKELEGMLYKPENFDPNKKYPMLVYFYERSSDRLHSYSMPMPSRSIIYPSYYASNGYLVFIPNIEYETGQPGPDAYNAVVSGTEHLVKTHSFIDKDRMGLQGQSWGGYQTAYIITQTDMYTAAMAGAPVSNMTSAYGGIRWGSGMSRMFQYERTQSRLGVTLWEDRERYLKNSPLFYAPNITTPLLMMHNDADGAVPWYQGIEFFVALRRLNKPVWLLVYNNEAHNLRRWANRKDLDIRMKQFFDHYLQGAAAPVWMEEGVPAVDKGKRSGYELMEMSKRK, encoded by the coding sequence ATGCGCAGTTTATTAACTACTCTACTACTGAGCCTGTTTAGTTTGGGCTTGGCACAAAGTGAAAAGAAAGCTTTAAGTAATGACGTATTTGACAGTTGGAACGTCCTGAGGAGTTCAACGATTTCTCCGGATGGAAAATGGGTTTCCTATGAAATCAATCAACAATTGGGAGATGGAATTTTGCATGTCCAGGCCTCGGATGCGAGTGCTGATATGGCCATTCCCAGAGGAAGTGGAATCCGCTTTCATCCACAAAATTCCTTTGCAGCCTTCATGATCAAGGCTCATTACGATAGCACCCGCAAAGCAAAATTGAAGAAAACCAAAAAGGATAAGATGCCTAAAGATTCATTAGGTATTTGGATCAATGGGCAGTCTGAACTAGTGAAAGTGCCTCGTGTGAAATCCTTTAAGATGGCAAGTAGCCGCGAAGGTATATCAACTAACTGGATTGCTTATCAGCTAGAAAAGGCTTTACCCCCTCCTAAAGACACTACCCAAAAAGACAGCACGGAGAAAAAGGCAGAAAAGCCTAAGAAAGCGGCTAAAAAGGGGAAAAAAGGAGGCGATAAGAAAGCCACCATGCTGGTTTTACATAATGTACTGAGCGGTGACACCCTCCAGATTCCCAAAGTAAGTAGTTATACAAGTTCAGAGGATGGCAGATACTTTGCCATGACTCGGGTGTATGGAGATTCGATTGACTCGGTACGGATTGTTCTTTTTGACAGTGAAAGCAAGGAGTTTTCCGATCTCTATGATGATCAGGGCAAAGCTCAAGTGCCTGTATTTAGTAAAGACAGCAAGCAGCTGGCATTTTTGGCAAGTACAGATACAGCAAAAGTGAAAGTTTATCAGCTTTTCCATAGAAATATGGATCAGACAATGAATACTGTAGTAGTCAATCAATCAAGTGCGGCTATGCCTGACAATTGGGCACCAAGTGAGCATGGAAGATTGAGTTTCTCCGAAAAGGGAAATCGCTTGTTTTTGGGTACAGCTCAAATTCCAGAACCCGAAGCCAAGGATACCCTGATTGATGATGAGAAATACCATGTGGATGTATGGAACTGGAAGGATAAGCGACTTCAGCCTATGCAAAAGCTTAATGTACAAAGAGACAAGAAGCGCAGCTATCAGGCAATGTATGATATCGCAAATGCTACATTTATCCAATTAGCCAGTGAAGATTTGCAGCGGGTAAATATGACTTCCAAAGGGGAAGGGAAATGGGCATTGGGCTATGATGGATTGCCTTACCAAAGGGAATCTTCCTGGTCTTTTCCTCGCAAGCAGGATGTTTATCTGATAAATATGGAAAGCGGCGAAAAGGAACTCCTCATGGAAGGAAGTCAGTATACCTACAGCATTTCTCCCAATGGTACATACCTGCTTTGGTACAACTTGGAAGATAGAAACTGGTACGGGATGTCAGTGGCCGACAGAAAATCCATAAATCTGACGGAAGGACTTGAAGTGAATTTCTATGATGAAAAATTTGACATTCCTTCAGAGCCCTATCCTTATGGTATTGCTGGATGGTCGGAGAATGATGAATATGTATTCATTGAGGATCGATATGATTTATGGAAAATAGATCCGAGTGGAAAAAAGAAAGTGAAAAATTTCACCAAAGGATTTGGCAGAGAGAATAAGATCCGCTTTTCCGTCATGCGAATGGACAGAGATCAATTGCACCTGGATGAGTTTCCCCTTTTGAAAGGATTTAATGAAAAGACCAAAGAGGACGGATTCTATTTGTCTACGAAGAAAGGGACCCCTGAAGCTTTGTTGGTATCAGATCACAGATACGGCTTCCCGCAAAAAGCAACGATTGCTGATCAGCTGGTTTGGACTCGCCAAACCTTTGAAGAGTTTCCTGACCTTTGGACCAGCGGAACAGATTTTACAGCTGGGAAAAAACTTTCGAATGCCAACCCTCAGCAAGAAGAATACCTCTGGGGAAGTGTAGAACTGGTGTATTGGAAAGCCTATGATGGTAAAGAGTTGGAAGGGATGCTCTATAAGCCGGAGAATTTCGATCCTAACAAGAAATATCCCATGTTGGTGTATTTCTATGAGCGTTCTTCTGATCGCCTACATAGTTACTCCATGCCCATGCCGTCTCGCTCGATCATTTATCCCAGCTATTATGCGAGTAATGGATACCTCGTATTTATCCCTAATATTGAATACGAAACAGGGCAGCCGGGTCCTGACGCCTATAATGCGGTTGTCAGTGGTACAGAGCATTTGGTGAAAACGCATTCCTTTATAGACAAAGATCGCATGGGATTGCAGGGCCAAAGCTGGGGAGGGTATCAGACTGCTTACATCATTACCCAAACCGATATGTATACAGCTGCTATGGCTGGTGCACCGGTAAGTAATATGACCTCCGCATATGGAGGGATTCGCTGGGGAAGTGGAATGAGCCGGATGTTCCAGTATGAGCGTACCCAAAGCCGTTTGGGCGTAACTCTCTGGGAAGACCGAGAACGTTATTTAAAGAACTCTCCATTGTTCTATGCACCCAATATCACCACGCCTTTGCTCATGATGCACAATGACGCAGACGGGGCTGTACCCTGGTATCAAGGCATAGAATTCTTTGTTGCGCTACGGAGACTCAATAAGCCGGTTTGGCTGCTGGTCTATAACAATGAGGCGCACAACCTCAGACGTTGGGCCAATCGTAAGGACCTGGATATTCGGATGAAACAATTCTTCGATCATTATCTGCAGGGAGCTGCTGCTCCGGTTTGGATGGAAGAAGGAGTTCCTGCCGTTGATAAAGGAAAGAGAAGTGGCTATGAACTGATGGAGATGAGCAAAAGAAAATAA
- a CDS encoding efflux RND transporter periplasmic adaptor subunit, translating to MDHFLKAISLILITFFLALSSCNSGSEGGTEILISPRLGKFEVKVTATGELQATNSVSIFGPQSASKANIYQAKISDLLPEGTKVKKGEYVARVDDSDLTTKIMDAQIALQKAESQFTQAKLDTALSLSEARNKIVNLKFSMEEKLAEIEQSAYEAPATKQRVKLEFERAQLAYDQEIDNYQKRIAQSVAKVKESETELIKQQRKYNDFLALKAEFTIMAPEDGMIIYKRHWNGKKIAAGSMWERWNPVIATLPDLSKMQSITYINEIDIQKIKKDQEVTVRLDAMAEKSLTGKVSSLANIGEQRPNSDSKVFEVIIEIADKDSTLRPAMTTSNEILVAAKEESLFIPLECLHAQDSISYVFVDQGGNIARQEIQAGLINENDVEILKGLSTEHKVYLSMPGDTSGLSLLRIEPNKIAGN from the coding sequence ATGGACCATTTCCTAAAGGCCATTTCACTAATTCTTATCACATTTTTTCTAGCACTTAGTTCCTGTAATAGCGGATCAGAAGGAGGCACAGAGATCCTGATTAGCCCCAGACTTGGAAAATTCGAAGTCAAAGTAACGGCTACCGGAGAACTTCAAGCCACAAATTCTGTCAGCATCTTTGGACCGCAAAGTGCTTCTAAAGCCAATATTTACCAGGCAAAAATCAGCGACCTGCTTCCAGAAGGAACAAAAGTTAAAAAGGGAGAATATGTGGCAAGAGTAGACGATAGTGATCTTACTACCAAGATCATGGATGCTCAGATAGCTTTACAAAAAGCAGAATCCCAATTTACGCAGGCCAAACTCGACACAGCACTCAGTCTGTCAGAGGCAAGAAACAAGATTGTCAACCTCAAATTTAGCATGGAAGAAAAGTTGGCTGAGATCGAACAGTCAGCTTATGAAGCGCCAGCAACCAAACAGCGAGTAAAGCTGGAATTTGAGCGGGCACAATTGGCCTATGATCAGGAAATTGACAATTACCAGAAAAGGATCGCCCAATCGGTAGCCAAAGTCAAAGAGTCTGAAACAGAACTTATCAAGCAACAACGGAAATACAATGATTTTCTCGCACTCAAAGCTGAGTTTACCATCATGGCCCCAGAAGATGGTATGATCATCTATAAAAGACACTGGAATGGCAAAAAGATTGCCGCCGGTTCTATGTGGGAAAGATGGAATCCTGTTATTGCCACCCTACCCGATCTCAGCAAAATGCAATCCATCACTTATATTAATGAGATCGACATTCAAAAAATTAAAAAGGACCAGGAAGTAACAGTAAGATTGGATGCGATGGCTGAAAAATCTCTTACAGGTAAAGTAAGCAGCCTGGCCAATATTGGAGAACAAAGGCCCAATTCTGACTCCAAAGTATTTGAAGTAATCATAGAAATCGCAGATAAAGACAGTACCCTTCGTCCTGCGATGACCACCAGTAATGAAATATTGGTTGCTGCCAAAGAGGAATCTCTCTTTATTCCCCTGGAATGCCTACATGCCCAGGACAGCATCAGTTATGTATTCGTAGATCAGGGAGGCAATATTGCTCGTCAAGAGATCCAAGCAGGCCTGATCAATGAAAATGATGTAGAGATTCTGAAAGGCCTGAGTACAGAGCATAAAGTTTATCTTTCCATGCCCGGAGATACCAGCGGACTTTCTTTGCTGAGGATAGAGCCAAATAAGATAGCAGGCAACTAA
- a CDS encoding two-component regulator propeller domain-containing protein, with the protein MQGYSRILLFLISSLFLSTFLFAQQKGFSSYSLKDGLPQSKINTVLEDSRGALWIGTQSGGISRFDGKQFINYNSQDGLINNHILHLFEDKEGILWIGTIAGISLYDGREFKNLQIKGDEKRKIHQIWQDEKSRMWIGTDRGAYLYAEGEWEKVDPENKHRIAEVSSFQKDKNGAIWLGHSRGLLRILGNEIKEYTPKEGLNSRNIRAIDTDPEGNIWIGSFLGGIHRFDGRKFVPQFIETPVHEGFITDIHFDREGNLWVASQDEGMARCNIQKGSLEFYDRKQGLASNHISQVIDDSWGNIWAASLGGGISKFSNRKFIHYGKENGLRSSDIISFEMDAKDRIWLGSAERGFYIMDERWFTHFDAQSGFQNVGVKKIFRDKEDRMWLGTLNRGLALYSDSLIRFFSNKNGFRANIIQDIAQDSKGNLWIASKYNGIYRIRPYTDSTGIQLEIKAFQQEEGLLSNRIEDLHIDNRKRIWYATADKGLGFIEKDSLYGKLPKEILANTHIKVLAEDNKGYLWLGTANQGIYHMYLYDKKFNLKNNRKALSSDDINFILADGNDALWIGTESGLDRVNLDFERNFTEQRHFGRKEGLEDVEINQHAAFLHEGRLWLGANTGFSIYQAQSSPTESSGPRIYLEQLRLFYEPLQSLAAHAHRMGPWGNVQGELQFEPDENNLSFQFNGIDLNSGGTLRYQYRMDKLEKKWSPLQERNDAAYPNLPSGNYSFQVKAVNGDGQESEILEIPIQIATPIYMRPWFILSSIGLLALFIYLIFRIRLNQVRKIARIDQEKLQIEKDLIQLEQKALRLQMNPHFLFNALNSIQGLIAKEDSKKARYYLAKFSKLMRLVLENSRESMIPLEDEIETLEHYLTVEKFSSGEKFEYSIHCDEEIDPEEILIPPMMIQPFIENSIIHGVAHLQEKGRIEVEFRKIHKRIECYITDNGVGRKKAAAIKSQRAHKHKSTALLVTQERLDILSKGADWGKSIEIVDLQDQAGDSAGTRVILRLPLIKDH; encoded by the coding sequence ATGCAGGGCTATTCACGCATACTTCTTTTTCTGATTTCCAGCCTGTTTTTAAGCACTTTCCTCTTTGCACAGCAAAAAGGATTTAGTTCCTATTCCCTTAAAGATGGCCTTCCCCAATCCAAGATCAATACCGTCCTGGAAGATAGCCGAGGAGCTTTATGGATCGGTACACAGAGTGGGGGAATCTCTCGTTTCGATGGGAAGCAGTTTATCAACTACAATAGCCAGGATGGTCTGATCAACAATCATATCCTCCATCTATTTGAAGATAAAGAAGGCATTCTCTGGATCGGAACCATAGCGGGCATCAGTCTTTACGATGGGAGAGAATTCAAAAATTTACAAATCAAAGGAGATGAAAAGAGGAAGATCCACCAAATATGGCAGGATGAAAAATCGAGGATGTGGATTGGAACAGATCGGGGCGCATACCTATATGCAGAAGGAGAATGGGAAAAAGTAGATCCGGAAAACAAGCATAGAATAGCGGAGGTAAGTAGCTTCCAAAAAGATAAAAATGGCGCGATCTGGCTGGGGCATAGTCGAGGATTGTTGCGAATCCTGGGAAATGAGATCAAGGAATACACTCCAAAAGAGGGATTAAATAGCAGAAATATACGGGCCATTGATACCGATCCCGAAGGCAATATCTGGATTGGAAGCTTTTTAGGGGGTATTCACAGATTTGATGGGCGAAAATTTGTCCCACAATTCATCGAGACTCCTGTTCACGAAGGATTTATCACGGATATTCATTTTGATCGGGAAGGAAATCTTTGGGTAGCGAGTCAGGATGAAGGTATGGCTCGCTGCAACATCCAAAAAGGAAGTCTTGAATTTTACGACCGAAAACAGGGACTGGCCTCCAATCATATCAGCCAGGTCATCGATGACTCCTGGGGAAATATATGGGCAGCTAGTCTGGGAGGAGGGATCAGTAAATTCAGCAACCGAAAATTCATTCATTACGGCAAGGAAAATGGCCTGCGTTCCAGCGACATCATTTCCTTTGAAATGGATGCAAAGGATCGGATTTGGCTCGGTTCCGCAGAGCGGGGCTTTTACATCATGGATGAGCGCTGGTTTACCCATTTCGATGCCCAAAGTGGATTTCAGAATGTAGGAGTAAAGAAGATTTTTCGAGATAAAGAGGATCGAATGTGGCTCGGCACCCTCAATCGGGGCCTGGCCCTTTACTCAGATAGCCTGATTAGATTTTTCTCTAATAAAAATGGTTTTCGTGCAAATATCATCCAGGACATTGCTCAGGATAGCAAAGGAAATCTCTGGATCGCTTCCAAATACAATGGGATTTATCGAATCAGGCCCTATACTGATAGTACGGGCATCCAATTGGAGATCAAAGCCTTTCAACAAGAGGAGGGCTTATTGAGCAATCGCATTGAGGACCTCCACATCGATAATAGGAAACGAATCTGGTATGCAACTGCGGATAAAGGATTAGGCTTTATCGAAAAAGACAGTTTGTATGGAAAATTGCCGAAAGAGATTTTAGCCAATACCCACATAAAAGTCCTGGCAGAGGATAATAAAGGCTACCTCTGGTTAGGAACAGCTAATCAGGGCATTTACCATATGTACCTCTATGACAAGAAATTCAACCTAAAGAACAACCGCAAAGCCCTGAGTTCTGATGATATAAATTTCATTCTGGCAGATGGAAATGATGCCTTGTGGATCGGTACTGAGTCAGGCCTTGATCGGGTAAACCTCGATTTTGAAAGAAATTTCACCGAGCAAAGACACTTTGGGCGAAAGGAAGGGCTGGAAGATGTAGAGATCAATCAACATGCTGCCTTTCTTCATGAAGGCCGTTTATGGTTGGGGGCGAATACAGGCTTTAGTATTTACCAGGCACAGTCCTCTCCTACAGAAAGTTCAGGTCCTCGCATTTATCTCGAACAGCTGAGGCTCTTTTACGAACCCCTGCAAAGCCTCGCTGCACATGCTCATAGAATGGGTCCCTGGGGAAATGTACAGGGAGAACTCCAATTTGAGCCAGATGAAAACAACCTCAGCTTTCAATTCAATGGCATAGATCTCAATTCAGGCGGCACCCTTCGCTACCAGTACCGCATGGACAAGCTGGAAAAGAAATGGTCTCCACTGCAAGAGAGAAATGATGCAGCTTATCCCAATCTGCCATCCGGCAACTATAGTTTTCAGGTGAAAGCCGTAAATGGAGATGGACAGGAAAGTGAAATTCTGGAGATCCCGATCCAAATTGCCACGCCGATTTATATGAGGCCCTGGTTTATCCTTTCTTCAATAGGCCTACTGGCTTTATTCATCTACCTCATCTTTCGCATCAGACTCAATCAAGTCAGAAAAATAGCCCGCATAGATCAGGAAAAACTTCAAATCGAAAAGGACCTTATTCAGCTGGAACAAAAAGCACTCCGTTTACAGATGAATCCTCACTTCCTTTTCAATGCCCTCAACTCTATCCAGGGACTTATTGCCAAAGAAGACAGCAAAAAGGCCCGATACTATTTGGCGAAGTTTTCCAAACTCATGCGTCTCGTCTTAGAAAATTCAAGGGAAAGTATGATTCCATTGGAAGATGAAATAGAAACCCTGGAACATTATCTGACCGTGGAGAAATTTAGCAGTGGAGAAAAATTTGAATACAGCATCCATTGCGATGAGGAAATCGATCCCGAAGAAATTTTGATTCCTCCCATGATGATTCAGCCGTTTATTGAAAATTCCATTATTCATGGAGTGGCACATTTACAGGAAAAAGGACGGATAGAAGTTGAATTCCGCAAGATTCACAAGCGAATAGAATGCTACATTACAGACAATGGCGTTGGGAGGAAGAAAGCTGCTGCAATCAAGAGTCAGCGTGCTCACAAACATAAGTCTACTGCCTTATTAGTTACACAGGAGAGGCTGGATATTTTGAGTAAAGGAGCGGACTGGGGAAAGTCAATTGAAATTGTAGATCTGCAGGATCAGGCAGGTGATTCAGCAGGTACGCGGGTGATTTTGCGGCTTCCTTTAATCAAGGATCATTGA
- the eno gene encoding phosphopyruvate hydratase: MSHIIAVHGREILDSRGNPTVEVEVLTAEGLTGRAAVPSGASTGMHEAVELRDGGNRYMGKGVEKAVANVNEIIAPELEGMLVSDQADIDRMLIELDGTANKSKLGANAILGASLACARAAAESAGMPLYRYVGGVNGRYLPVPLMNILNGGSHADNSVDIQEFMIMPLKAPTFKEALRMGAEVFHNLKKVLKKKGLSTNVGDEGGFAPNLASNEEALQTIMQAIEAAGYKPGEDIYFALDCASSEFYDKEKNKYVFSHSDGSEKTSEEMVEFYADWCKRYPIVSIEDGLDENDWDGWKKLTDALGDKVQLVGDDLFVTNVDFLSKGIDMGVANSILVKVNQIGSLTETIEAVQLATKNSYTNIISHRSGETEDTTIADLAVALNSGQIKTGSASRSDRIAKYNQLLRIEEELGDAAVYAGSIFPYV, from the coding sequence ATGAGTCATATTATAGCTGTACATGGAAGAGAGATCCTCGATTCCCGCGGAAATCCTACGGTAGAAGTAGAAGTTTTAACTGCAGAAGGACTTACTGGAAGAGCCGCTGTTCCTTCCGGTGCAAGTACCGGAATGCACGAAGCTGTTGAGTTGAGAGATGGGGGAAATCGTTACATGGGCAAAGGCGTAGAAAAAGCTGTTGCCAATGTAAATGAGATCATCGCTCCGGAATTGGAAGGGATGCTTGTTTCAGATCAGGCTGATATCGACAGAATGCTCATTGAGCTGGATGGTACTGCAAACAAAAGTAAACTTGGTGCCAATGCAATTCTTGGTGCTTCTTTGGCTTGTGCCAGAGCAGCTGCTGAATCTGCGGGCATGCCACTATATAGATATGTTGGAGGAGTAAATGGAAGATACCTTCCTGTACCTCTTATGAATATCCTCAATGGAGGAAGTCATGCTGACAATTCCGTAGATATTCAGGAATTCATGATCATGCCTTTGAAAGCTCCTACTTTCAAGGAAGCATTGAGAATGGGTGCGGAAGTATTTCACAACCTCAAAAAGGTATTGAAGAAAAAAGGCCTGAGCACCAATGTAGGTGATGAAGGTGGATTTGCTCCTAACCTGGCATCCAATGAAGAAGCGCTACAAACCATCATGCAGGCGATCGAAGCTGCAGGATATAAGCCGGGAGAGGATATCTATTTCGCACTTGACTGCGCCAGCTCTGAGTTTTACGACAAAGAGAAAAACAAATATGTATTTAGCCATTCTGATGGATCTGAAAAGACTTCTGAAGAAATGGTAGAATTTTATGCTGACTGGTGCAAGCGATATCCGATCGTATCTATTGAGGATGGATTGGATGAAAATGACTGGGACGGATGGAAAAAGCTCACCGATGCTTTGGGCGATAAGGTTCAGCTCGTAGGAGATGACCTCTTTGTTACAAATGTTGACTTCCTGAGCAAAGGAATTGATATGGGAGTAGCCAATTCTATTTTGGTTAAAGTAAATCAAATCGGTTCGCTGACAGAAACCATTGAAGCGGTTCAATTGGCTACCAAAAACAGCTATACAAATATCATTTCTCACAGAAGTGGAGAAACAGAAGATACGACCATTGCTGACCTGGCAGTAGCACTCAACTCCGGGCAGATCAAAACCGGATCTGCATCACGAAGTGACAGAATTGCCAAATACAATCAGCTCCTTAGAATAGAGGAAGAATTAGGAGATGCTGCGGTCTATGCAGGATCTATTTTTCCATATGTATAA
- a CDS encoding ABC transporter permease, translated as MLRKLSYNFLIGIDAISQNKLRAILTSLGIIFGVASVIAMLAIGRGAELAVLEQMEALGVNNLIINPVVEQEEGEVEEEEDDRQPVRFTPGLTMMDVLSMEELPHIDHVSPEIVMDVLAVREGRKRSTKLVGVRNSYFGDLGFELQSGNKFSKEQLKRGYPVCIIGNDIKVKFFPTEEAVGKQIKCGKNWLTIVGVLGGRNISKNIRDELGIRNYDLDIYIPVQTMLLRYKNRSLVTRTALTRAQWDNNDDDEDAPPKNYHQLDKLVIRVKDTRYMHQIAEISHRMLYRRHNNVVDYEIIVPELLLQQKRETTRRFNFVLGAIASISLLVGGIGIMNIMLASVLERIKEIGLRLSLGATKQDIVYQFMGEAVAISITGGILGIFLGVSFSFIINQFTDTEAIVSGWSIFLSFFVALIVGLIFGIYPAQKAAIQDPVVSLRSN; from the coding sequence ATGCTTAGAAAACTCAGCTACAACTTTCTGATTGGCATAGATGCCATTTCACAGAATAAACTACGTGCAATTCTCACTTCTCTGGGAATCATTTTCGGGGTTGCCTCAGTAATCGCCATGCTTGCCATTGGGCGAGGGGCAGAACTCGCAGTCCTTGAACAAATGGAAGCCCTTGGGGTGAATAATCTCATTATCAATCCGGTAGTAGAACAAGAAGAAGGAGAAGTCGAGGAAGAAGAGGATGATCGACAACCTGTTCGCTTTACGCCCGGCCTGACTATGATGGATGTGCTCAGTATGGAGGAACTCCCACATATAGATCATGTCAGTCCTGAAATTGTTATGGATGTACTCGCAGTCAGGGAAGGGAGGAAAAGAAGTACCAAACTCGTCGGCGTCCGAAACAGTTATTTCGGAGACCTTGGGTTTGAATTGCAAAGCGGAAACAAATTCAGCAAAGAACAATTAAAAAGAGGCTATCCGGTTTGTATCATCGGAAATGATATCAAAGTCAAATTCTTTCCCACAGAAGAAGCCGTAGGAAAGCAGATCAAATGTGGAAAGAACTGGTTGACCATTGTGGGGGTTTTGGGAGGAAGAAATATCTCCAAAAATATTCGAGATGAATTGGGCATCCGGAATTATGATCTCGATATCTACATTCCTGTCCAAACCATGCTCCTCCGCTATAAGAACCGCTCTCTGGTGACCCGTACAGCCCTGACCCGCGCTCAGTGGGACAATAATGATGATGACGAAGATGCTCCTCCTAAAAATTATCATCAACTGGATAAGCTTGTGATTCGGGTAAAGGATACCCGCTATATGCACCAAATAGCTGAAATCAGCCACCGAATGCTGTATCGTCGCCACAACAATGTTGTGGACTATGAAATCATCGTTCCGGAACTCCTGCTCCAGCAAAAGCGAGAGACAACCCGACGATTTAATTTCGTTTTGGGAGCAATTGCTTCTATCTCCCTTCTAGTTGGAGGAATCGGCATCATGAACATTATGCTAGCCTCAGTCCTTGAGCGTATCAAGGAAATTGGATTGAGACTCTCTCTGGGAGCGACCAAACAAGACATCGTCTACCAATTTATGGGCGAAGCAGTTGCTATTAGCATCACCGGAGGAATCCTCGGCATCTTCCTCGGCGTCAGCTTTAGCTTCATTATCAATCAATTTACCGATACAGAAGCCATCGTTTCCGGTTGGTCCATTTTCTTATCCTTTTTCGTAGCCCTCATTGTCGGATTGATCTTTGGGATCTATCCAGCTCAGAAAGCAGCGATTCAGGATCCGGTTGTTTCATTGAGATCCAACTAA
- a CDS encoding amidohydrolase, with protein MANKTLKVIGLQLDLIWQNPEANRKHIDGILNGYQEHADIIVLPEMFTTGFTMDAASNFEELQGATLFWMKQLAERRDALICGSVIIREDGDFFNRFLMVSPDGLIGEYNKRHLFRMADEHHHYLSGEEWVRAEYKGWRILPQVCYDLRFPVFSRNRLDAEGKLSYDLLIYVANWPRPRVNHWETLLQARAIENQAFVIGVNRVGVDGVDVPYSGSSMILDPKGKRLAFETEKEAILEASLDPEPMNAYREKFPIWKDADVFELYM; from the coding sequence ATGGCCAACAAGACGCTGAAGGTTATCGGCCTACAACTTGATCTAATCTGGCAAAATCCTGAAGCTAACCGAAAGCACATTGATGGGATCCTCAATGGCTATCAGGAACACGCAGATATTATCGTCCTTCCGGAGATGTTTACTACCGGCTTTACCATGGATGCAGCCTCAAATTTTGAGGAACTGCAGGGAGCCACGCTTTTCTGGATGAAACAGCTTGCCGAAAGGAGAGATGCCCTTATTTGTGGAAGTGTGATCATCAGAGAAGATGGTGATTTTTTCAATCGTTTTCTGATGGTTAGTCCGGATGGATTGATTGGCGAATATAACAAGAGACATCTCTTTCGGATGGCTGACGAACATCACCATTATTTGTCAGGAGAAGAATGGGTTCGGGCAGAGTATAAAGGATGGCGAATTTTGCCTCAGGTTTGTTATGACTTGCGCTTCCCTGTATTTAGTAGAAACCGCCTGGATGCAGAAGGAAAACTCAGCTATGACTTGCTGATCTATGTGGCCAACTGGCCCAGACCTAGAGTCAATCACTGGGAAACCCTTTTACAGGCTAGAGCCATAGAGAATCAGGCCTTTGTGATCGGAGTAAATCGAGTAGGAGTAGATGGGGTAGATGTTCCTTATTCAGGATCTTCCATGATTCTGGATCCGAAAGGAAAGCGACTTGCCTTTGAAACGGAGAAGGAAGCTATACTCGAAGCCAGCCTCGATCCAGAGCCGATGAATGCTTATCGGGAGAAATTTCCTATCTGGAAAGATGCCGATGTGTTCGAACTTTATATGTAA